A portion of the Flavobacterium magnum genome contains these proteins:
- a CDS encoding septal ring lytic transglycosylase RlpA family protein — MKYKTTIGLLALFATIFAFGFSGHEKSSAKFRQDRKIQTQKQHDSVKKSALNDSLRLAPKYKLVRKNGHASYYADKLNGRRTASGRRFDNNKYTAAHRKFPFGTKLRVTNEANGKSVIVEVNDRGPFTKGRDIDLTKKAFMEIASSKYGGSLVVTIEEVQ; from the coding sequence ATGAAATACAAAACCACGATCGGTTTACTGGCCTTATTTGCAACGATTTTCGCATTCGGCTTTTCCGGACATGAAAAATCTTCGGCAAAGTTCAGGCAGGACCGTAAGATACAAACACAGAAACAACACGATTCTGTGAAGAAATCGGCGCTGAATGACAGCCTCAGGCTTGCGCCAAAATATAAACTCGTCAGGAAGAACGGCCACGCATCCTATTATGCGGACAAGCTCAACGGCCGCAGGACCGCCAGTGGCAGGCGTTTTGACAATAACAAATACACCGCGGCGCACCGAAAATTTCCATTTGGGACCAAACTGCGCGTTACCAATGAAGCCAATGGCAAATCGGTAATCGTTGAAGTCAATGACCGCGGACCGTTTACGAAAGGCCGTGACATCGACCTGACGAAAAAAGCGTTTATGGAAATCGCATCATCAAAATACGGCGGATCGCTGGTCGTAACCATAGAAGAAGTTCAATAA